CTCTTGACTCATTCGGCTGATGCGGATATGTTCCACGGCTTCAGGACGCCAGGTTACTCTCCCCGGTAATTCGGCTTGCGGCGCTCCTGAAAAGCCTTCAGTCCTTCCAGGCGATCCTTCGTGGGAATCAGCACCTGATACGCATTGGTTTCGATGGCCAGTCCCGTAACCAGATCCACCTCCAACCCGTGATCGATCGCATACTTGGCCTGCGCGATGGCCAGCGGTGCATTTTTCGCGATATCAGCCGCCAGACGGCGCGCCGCATCCAGAAGCTCCGCCGGCTCCACCACCTGGTTCACCAGCCCGATGGCCAGCGCCTCCTCCGCGTCCACGTGCCGGGCCGTGTAGATCAACTCTTTGGCCTTCCCCTTGCCGATGAGCCGCGGCAGTCGCTGCGTGCCGCCGCCGCCCGGAATGATTCCGAGGGACGTTTCCGTCAGCCCCATCTTGGCATGCCGCGACATGATCCGCAGATCACAGGCCAACGCCAGCTCTGTCCCGCCGCCAAACGCCACCCCGTTGATGGCAGCGATCACCGGCTTCGGCAAGCGTTCCAGTGTCAACAAGGTATCCTGAAGGGTTTTCAAAAACTGCAGCACCTGTTCCGGAGTCATCGTCTGCCGCTCCTTCAAATCGGCACCCGCGCAAAACGCTTTCTCCCCTTCGCCGGTGATGATCACGGCCCGGACAGATTTATCATCCGCCAGCCGCTCCAGCTCCTCCCTCAGGGACAGAACGATTTCCCGATTCAGGCTGTTGTATACCTCGGGACGGTTCAGTGTAATCAGACACAGATACTGTTCTTTTTCGACCCTCAAACTCACGCCGTTCACTCCTTTCAATGGCCGCTTTTCGTCGCCCGCGGCGGCAGGGAAAACTTAAAACCTATTATACAGAACCTTCACACAGGACAACAGATTGTTTCCATCATACCGGAAACAACAAACTCAGGCCGCAGACGATCATGCTGACCGTCAGCACCATCACGCCGGCAAACGGAAGGTTGCTGCGGGAGACACGAATCGGATCTTCCCGCATCATCGTCGCCAGCAGATTCACGTTGACCGTCAAGGGACTGGCAGGAACGCCGCCGACCGCGCCGGCGATAATCGCAAAAGCGAACCACTCCGGCCGGAGTCCGAGAGCTTGGTATGGAATCAGGTCTGCCAGCAACACCACCACCAGAGCCGGAAACAGCCCCAATTGGGAGCTGATGGTGGCGAAAAGAACGATGAACAGGATGAGCAACCATCCGACAGAAACGGACAACGCTTCAAACCAGTCGACCAAAAACTCCATATGCCCGGCTACGGTGAGCACCTGGGTAAAAAAGCCGACCGAAATGAAAAGCAAAAACTGCTGCACAAGCCCTAAAAGCCCCGTTGTCCCCTTGTTCCGGAGCTCCTGAACCAGCCGCTTGGGCTTCTTCAACAGCAAGGACCAGACGATGGAAAAGACCAGAATCAAAAGAATGACCGCATCCACCACCGGCACGTACACCCATTCATGCAGGGCAATGACCGTCAGGACAAAGAAGAAGATGACACCAAACACCGTCCCTACACGTCTCCAATGGCGTGACGCAATTCGGGTTTCACCCGAAGCCGGCATCACGTCAACCGCCGCCGCATGGCGTCTTACCCATCCCTTAATCATCCACATGTCCAGAATGACCATGAAAACGGAAAAGAAAAATCCCATGCCGATAACAATTCCCGGATTGGCCGGAATGCGCGACAGTGCGGCCCCAATGGCTGCCCCGACCGGGCTCCACATCATGGCCAGCGTGTGCCCCCGCGTATAGGCCGCAAAGGATATTTTATCCGCCACGTCTTTGGGGAACGGACGGGTCAGATGGTGAAACGTCGCGTAAGAGGCCACGATGGCGGCCACATTCATCAACGACGCCAGGATGTAGGTAAATGAAGAGACAACCAGGTAGGTCGAATGCGGCTTTCTCACCCGTTCCCGAATGATCAGCTGCGCCGAACGATGATAGGCCCCCATCGTAATCGGGATGGAGAACAGCGGCGCC
This genomic stretch from Bacillus thermozeamaize harbors:
- a CDS encoding enoyl-CoA hydratase, translating into MSLRVEKEQYLCLITLNRPEVYNSLNREIVLSLREELERLADDKSVRAVIITGEGEKAFCAGADLKERQTMTPEQVLQFLKTLQDTLLTLERLPKPVIAAINGVAFGGGTELALACDLRIMSRHAKMGLTETSLGIIPGGGGTQRLPRLIGKGKAKELIYTARHVDAEEALAIGLVNQVVEPAELLDAARRLAADIAKNAPLAIAQAKYAIDHGLEVDLVTGLAIETNAYQVLIPTKDRLEGLKAFQERRKPNYRGE